A segment of the Nostoc sp. TCL26-01 genome:
GTGTGAGCTATGAGTAAAGAATTATTCCGCAGAGATGATACAGAATCAGCAGCTATGTACAGTTTTCTGTGGCAACGTTTAAGATTATTTCCTCAGAGTTTAGCAGAGGGTTCCCATCATCCCCCCAATGTTTCTGGGCCAGCAGCAGCAGCATTAATTAGTGCGGGAATAGGCTGTTTGATAATGATGGTGACTCAGCATTTAGTCAGTGTCACCCCAGAAATAGAAAAAATTGTTTGGGATATTGGTAGTTGGATACCAGGAAGCCATAATGCCAACAAACTATATGGTGAAATTGGTAGCTATAGTGGCAAAGAAACTATCTTATTGATTAGCTGGTTAGTCAGTTGGGTAGTTCTTCATTATTTGTGGCGAAACCGAAATATCAAAGTTCAAACAATGTTCTTTTGGATATTTGTCTTATTTATTGCCGCAACTGTGATGAGTTGGCATCCGCTATTTTCCTATCTTCCTTTGATGTAAATATTACAAAAAACAATGCAAGTTCAAAAGTCTACTAAAATAGCAGCCAAGCAAACCGACAAATATGTTTTAGCTTTAGTAAGTGTTTTGACACTATTTGCCGTTTCATTTGTGACGGCTATTTTCAGAGTCAGTCAAAGCTCAAAATATGATGGTTTGCACCTTAATTCTTGGTCTTTGGGAGGCCAACAGCAACAAAAATTAGGGAATTCTAGATAACAAGTAGAGACGTTGCAGTGCAACGTCTCTACAAGGATTTCGGGCAACTACAAATCTCGATGGGTAAAAGGCTTGGCATCTGCACCCGTGTAAGTGGCAACGATATGTCCTGCACCTGTCATTTGATATTTGTATGTTACTAGTCCTTCTAAACCAACAGGGCCACGGGGCGGCATTTGCTGAGTACTAATTCCTACTTCTGCACCAAAGCCGTAACGGAAACCATCAGCAAAGCGTGTCGAACAGTTGTGAAAGACACCAGCTGAGTTGACTAAACCAAAGAAAGTTTCTACAGTTGCTAAATCTTCAGTGACGATCGCATCAGTATGACGAGAACCATATTGATTGATATGAGCGATCGCTTGATCTACAGATTCGACAATTTTAATTGCCAAGATCAGATCGCTATATTCGGTCTCCCAGTCGAGTGCTGTGACAGGTGCAATCTCCGGTAAAATTTCTAAGGTGCGTTCGTCGCCTCTCAACTCTACATCCACTGCTTGTAAAGCTTGTGCCACTTGGGGTAAAAATTCTGGGGCAACTGCTTGGTGAACTAAGAGAGTTTCAATCGCATTACAAGCAGCCGGATATTGTACTTTGGCATCTACTGTCACTGTAACGGCTTTGCTGATATCAGCAGCCTGATCTATATATACATGACAAATACCATCAGCATGACCTAAAACGGGAATGCGGGTATTCTCTTGGACAAACCTGACAAACGAGTTAGAACCTCTGGGAATAATTAAATCTACATATTTATCTAACTTTAAAAGTTCTAAAGTTTCTGCTCTCGTTGTGAGTAACTGGACTACATCAGGGTTGACATCTGTGGTTGATAACCCTGTTTTCACAGCTTGAGCGATCGCTTCACAAGAGCGTACTGCTTCCTTACCACATTTGAGAATAACACCATTACCCGACTTAATTGCCAAAGAGATAATTTGAATTGCTGCTTCGGGGCGGGCTTCAAAAATGATTCCCAACACTCCCAAAGGACAGGTAATGCGTTTGAGAACCAAACCTGTATCAAGTTCACGGTGCAGTTGTACTTGTCCGATGGGATCTGCCAGTTTACCAACATCCCGCACCCCAGCGATCGCATCTCTTAATTTATGTTCATCTAACTGCAAACGTTTGTACAGAGGTTTAGCGATGCCTGCCGCCGTAGCAGCTGTACAATCAGCTATATTCGCTGCTAGAATTTCTGCCTTTGCTGATTCTAAAGCACTAGCGATCGCGTCCAGAGCTTGATTGCGTGCTTCTGTAGACAATAATGCGAGTAAACTTGCAGCTTGGCGAGTTTGTTGAGCGATCGGATTGAGAGAAGTAACTTGAAAAATAGTCATGATTAAATGGAACTTTTAGCAATAACACAAATATTTAGCTTTTTCCCATCCTACCAATCTTCCGGACTGACGCAACGAGACGATTGGCACAACTAAGCTAGAAGACTGTTTACGTGGGCTGCATTAAGTAAGTTTGTTAAGTTGTGCCGTTGTCATTCCAGCAGTTTACAGAAAAACTAGATACCCTTGACAAACAAGTACAAAGGTATCAAGCTAATTTTTTCAGAACTTAAATGCTTTAAATGTATGGTACTAAGAGAACAACCTATTGCTATCGATTTGTTTGCCGGGGCAGGAGGCTTTGGTTTAGGTTTTGAAATGGCAGGCTTCTCTGTACCTTTATCCGTTGAAATCGATGCGTGGGCTTGTGATACACTACGCTACAATCGCCCTCATTCAACAGTTATTCAAAATGATATCCGCAACTTTAGTACAGAACATGACGTTAAGGATATTTGCATTTTTAAACCTGATATTATAATTGGTGGGCCTCCATGCCAAGGATTTAGTATTGCTGGGCCAGCCCAAAAAGATCCTAAAGACCCTAGAAATAGTTTATTCATCAACTTTGCACAATGGATAAAATTTCTTGAACCTAAAGCGTTTGTAATGGAAAACGTAAAAGGGTTGCTATCCAGAAAAAATGCTGAAGGTTTTAAAGTTATAGATATTATTAAGAAAACATTTGCAGAACTTGGTTATTTTGTCGAAGTATGGGTTTTAAATGCTGCGGAATATGGTGTTCCACAAATTAGGGAACGTGTCTTTATTGTTGCCAATAAAAAAGGTGAAGAACTCGGTATTCCTAAAAAAACACATTCTCTGCAATTTTTAAATTTCCATAGGTCTCAATTATCAATATTTGATGATACGAGTATTATACCTGCACTAACTTTGTGGGACGCAATATCAGACTTACCAGAACTTAATGCGCGTGAAGGAAGTGAAGAGCAACCCTATTATTTAAAACCTCAAAATACTTATCAGGCTTGGGCTAGAAATAGTAGTACTACACTTTATAATCATGTGGCAATGGAACATTCTGACCGTTTAGTAGAACGTTTCCGGCATATAAAATGGGGTGAATCCAGTTCCGATGTACCTAAAGAACATGGAGCTAGACGACGTAGTGGTAATGGTGAATTATCAGACAAATCTTATGATCAGAATAATCGCCGTTTAAATCCTGATAAACCGTCTCACACTATTGCGGCTTCATTCTATGCTAATTTTATCCATCCTTTTCAACATCGAAACTTAACAGCTCGTGAAGGAGCTAGAATTCAAGCATTCCCAGATAACTATAGATTTTTTGGCAAAAAAACTGTCGTATCTCATAAATTATTGCATCGAGAAGAAAGATTTGATGAAAAATTTCTTTGTCAATATAATCAAATCGGTAATGCTGTGCCGCCTCTTCTCGCTAAAGTAATTGCACATCATCTTCAAGAGAAATTAGAGTTATGCCAACAACTGATAGAAATCCTCTAGTTCATGGTTCAAATCTTGAACAAAAAGAGAATCATCGTACAAAATACAGAGATCCTGAAAGCCGAAATTTCCTTAAAGAAATCAGAACTGAATATGACAAATGGCATAAAGCAAATCTGAATCTGATTGGGCCAAAATCAGAAATTACTGACCAAGATGATTTAATTCTTACTCAAAGAGTGGAACTTCTCACTACATATAAAGATTTTTTAGATCAGCAGCATTATGCAGAAAAATTTGATTCAAGATCCAACCTTCACTCTAGTGTTTTAGAAGAATTTCTTTATTATTTATTTAAAGATTTAGTACAAGATTTTGGGCAGAACGCTCTTATTGGTAAGTCACACACGTTCAAAGATATTTTCTTCGTACCACCAAAATATTCGGAAATGCTCAAACGACCTTATGCGCGAATTGAGAGAAAAGATCATGATTTTGTAATTGGTGCAACTATTCAAGCATCATTTGAAGCAGCGCCTCCTCCAGAACAAGATAATACTCCTGGTGAAGTGCTGACAATTTTCAAGGAAGAGCCTGATACATATTCTGAAGTAACAGTCACAGGTAATATTGAGACGCATATTTTTGATATTCCAGTTGTTGCCATCGAATGTAAAACATATTTAGATAAAACCATGCTTGAGGGATCTTCACGCGCAGCAGAGGATTTAAAAGCGAGAAATCCTAATAGTTTATACCTTGTGGTTATGGAATGGATAAAACTGACCAATGATGTAAATTTACGAAAATATAAAGTTGATCAAATTTATGTACTACGTCAGCAAAAAAATACTGATAGAGAGTTTAGGTATGAATCAACCTACATAAAAAATTCAATTAATCCAACGGTAGTACAACATCTTTTCCAGAAAGTGCGTAACCATTTAATAAAGGATTGGGCTGGTGGTATTGAGTCTGGTATACAGCGTGGATGGTTAATTGATGAATAAATCATGCTTGTTTTTAAATTTAATTATATTTAAGAGTATAAAAAGATAGGTATAAGTGCAAAAATGTAAGTAACTATCCTAGTTGAAATTTGTGAGACCATCTATTCATGTTAAATATCGTTTTGAATTGATTGGCAATGTAGTTCGTTTATGCTACTTCTTGAAGTGCAGAATGTGGGTTACGAATTACGGATTGGTATTATATCTTCCACTATCCCTTAGACTAGAGGCAGCAACCTTGTTCAGACTGGTCGAGGAAAGTGGAAAGTGACAGAGACGAACAATTTAAACTCTACCCTTCAGGATGTGTCACGTAGGGAATTGCGGGATTTAGTGAGGACTCAACTGCGAATGCTTTTAGAAGCAGCAGATTTGCAGGGGGCCAAAGCTATTCTTGTACCTGTGCAGCCTGCGGATATTGCCGAAGCGATTGAAGGTTTACCGGAAGCAATGCACGCTTTGGCTTTTCGCTTACTTTCTAAGGATGAGGCCATAGAAGTTTATGAATATCTCGACTACAGTGTGCAAGAGAGATTAATTGAAGAACTCAAAAGTCAAGAAGTCCGGGATATTGTTGATCAAATGTCGTCGGATGATCGAGCGAGATTATTTGATGAATTGCCAGCAAAGGTAGTTAATCACCTCCTAGAGCAACTTAGTCCCGCAGAACGCCAAGCCACAGCGCTGATGCTGGGTTATGAAGCCGATACAGCCGGGCGGATTATGACTTTGGAGTTTATTGCCCTCAAAGAGAATTTTACTGTAGCTCAAGCCTTAGAACGCATCCGCAGCCTAGCTAATGCTAGTGAAATCATTTATTACTTATATGTTACTGATCAGGCCAGGCGTTTAACGGGGATTGTCTCTTTACGGGAGTTAGTCACATCCCAGCCAGAACAAATCATTGGTGATGTGATGACTCGTGATGTGATTTTTGTCAACACAGATACCCATCAAGAAGAAGTAGCGAGATTGATTCAACGGTATGATTTTTTAGCTGTACCTGTGGTTGATAGACAACAGCTGTTAGTAGGAATTGTCACGGTCGATGATGTGATTGATATTCTCCAAGAAGAAACCACCAAGGATATTTACGCTTTGGGTGGTGGTGTGCAGTCTAGCGGTGACAATTATTTTCAGATGGGTTTACTAGAAGTGGCACGCAAACGGGTATTGTGGTTATTTGTTTTACTGATCACCAACACCGTTACAGGCACAATTATTAAATCTCAAGAAGATATCTTGACAAAAGTTGTCACACTAACAGCATTTATTCCCTTACTAACTGGTACTGGTGGTAACGTCGGCGCTCAATCTTCTACTGTGGTAATTAGGGGGATGAACACCGAAGAAATTCGCTCCCTGGGCAGTTTGCAAGTAATTGGTAGAGAGGCGATCGCTGGTGCATTATTAGGAGGTATGCTGGGATCTATCGCTACGGTCTGGGCTTATTTTCTCCAAGGTCGCATAGAAGTAGCGATCGCTGTTGGGACTAGTTTGATAGCTATCTCTGTTTTAGCTTCCATATCCGGTTCCGCATTGCCATTTCTGTTTCGCTTTCTGAAACTAGATCCAGCATTAATGTCAGCACCGTTTATCACTACAGCAGTTGACGTACTCGGCGTTCTCATCTACTTCAATTTAGCTAGAGTAATTTTACAGTTATAGGACTATAGGACTAGTGTTTGATTATTGAAAAATGAAAAAACTCAATACAAGTCGATGAACTTCTTAACCCATTACCTATTACCTAACCTACAATTCTGATGCGGTATCAGGGGCAATAATCTCGCCGCTTCCCAAGTTCAATATTAAATCTTGATCAGTGATTAGTTCGCTGAGTTCTTTAACTTGCAAGTTCATTTGTTCACAAGCTTGTTTGAGTTGCCGTGCAAATGTATTGAGATCATTCCCGTAACCACATTGATAAGCAGCAACCTCAATTCCCTGCTTGGCATTTGCCCTTGCACAATCTACTAATTCTGTACCATGTAATTGTTTTGGGGATGCCATAAAGTGTTTTTAATTTCCTATTTAAATGTTCAACGTTATCTAGGTTAGCAATCGTTCTTGGGGAAATCATCTCTCTGTTGGTAGACATAACAGCAGAAAATCAAATACCTAACTGATTAAATCAGTTATCAGTTATCAGTGAAGAGTCCTAACGGCGTATGGTGGGGGATTTAAATCAGTTATCAGTTATCAGTTATCAGTTAACGCTGATTCAATGATCTTGACTGATAACTGTTCACTGTTAAAGTGGGGGACTTAAACCCAATATACATATAAACCAATACGGTTCAGTTAAGAAAATAAATGAATTCCTACACATAAAACAGATCTATTTTTTGGAGGGGGTTTGGGGGACGCAACCGTCCGAAGTTTTGTGGAAGGAAACCTTCCCCACAAACTTCTCCCAATCGGGGGTTTGGGGGAGAATCCCCCAAGTCTTGGTTTTTGGGAGATCAATAAGCTGACAACCTTAACTGAACCGTATTGACATATAAACTATTTAGAGACGTTGTATTGCAACATCTCTACTGTTTCACATTTAAAAGAAATTGGTATAATTACTTGCCTAGAGACTTCCAGAAAATAAAATATTCAATGGGTGACAGCAAATATTATGATCATTGGAGTAAAGCCCGTTTGCCTGGTGCAGAGATGGATTGCAGATGAGATGCGATCGCCTGTACTTGATGTTCTAACTCTTGGTAAGTTAAAGTATTTGTCTGTCTTTCTCCATCTTTCAAAAATTGTTACTTTTTAAAAATTACACTGTATGCAAATATAGTTATATGAAAAACAATCGTTTAGGATCATTTCTGGGTGCGATCGCTACGATATTAGCCTCGAAAAAATTTGCTGTAATTTTTATCTCTATTCTCTCACTAATACTCATTTTCTTTTGCCTGAAAACCAACCCCATTAGACAGGGTGATGGTTATGAATATGCTTTAATTTTGCAGAGTTTTTTCAATCATTTTAGTCCAGATATTCGAGAAGCCGATATCACCAGCCTGATAAAAATTGTGGAGAGTCAGCCTAGTTCTTACGATGTAAAAGTGCTGCAAGGAATATTAACAGCTTTAAAAAATGGTGAAAATGAAATTTATTTAGGCATTCTCAAGTCGAGCCAAGGAGAATATTTTGGTTATCATTTTTGGCTATATCCATTAATCAATTTACCAGTGAAAGTATTGTTGGCTGTGTTGCGCTTAAATGAACTCAAAGCGTTTCAATTAACCAACTCTTTATTAATTAGTTTCACACTCATTTATGTCTTGCTATTTTCTCGACAATCTCCTTTTACTAGATGGGCGATCGCCCTACTTTATTTAGCCGGGTGTATATTCTTTTATCTCCTATGGCCACATCCAGAAATTTATCTGGCAGCGTCTATTTTAATCTCTGGATGTGCCTTCATTGATCAACGGATTTATGTAGCAGCGATCGCCGCCACCTTAGCTACTTTGCAAAATCCATCAGTAGTTTTTCTTTTAGCAGCTATTTGTCTATTTTTTGTCGCTAAAAACTTCACATTGGCTTCCCTAAAAAATCCTCTAATCTTCGTCAAAAAATATATATGGATAGCTTTGATTGCTGCTATTTCTTTTTTACCTTATATTTTTTATTATTATCATTATCAAGTTCCCAATTTAATCGCTCAACGAGGGTTTGTTGATCCTCGTCTGATTAGTTTAGCAAGATTTAACTCTACACTATTTGACTTAAATCAAGGGCTAATCGTCGGTTTTCCCGGTATCATGGTTGGTGTTTTGACACTGCTGATATATCGCTTAATTCGCGTGATATTTCAGCATCAGCGTCCCATATTTAATCAGGCTGACATATTATTAGTAGCATTTTTCCTGATGCTCCAGCCCACCTTAAGCCAAACAAACTGGAATCATGGACAAGAAGTATTCAGCCGCTACGCTTTTTGGGCAACAATGGCTTTGATTATCTGGTTAGCGGCAAATATGTCAGAACTGAAAGGCTTACTCAAATACTCCTTTCTACCTATAATCTTAGTCTTACAGATTTTTCCCAATTATCTATTTTTTAAACATCCTGGAGATGGACATTATTTAAAAATGAAATCTTCTGCCGCTTGGGTACTAGCGAATTTTCCTAGTTGGTATAATCCAGAGCCAGAAATATTTGCTGAACGTGTTCGAGAATATGAGCAATTTGGAGAAACAATTGCTCCTACCCCTACAGATTCTCCCTTCATTTTCTTAGATAAACAAGGCTATATTAGAAAAATTCTGGTTTATCGAGATTTCGCACTCCAAACACAAGCACGCCTTTGTGGAAACCAAGGAAAACTCACCAGTCTAGACTCACAATATTCTCCAGAAAAACTCTTGTCAGACATGACATTTAATCGCCAAGGATGGGGATATATTAATGGTAGTTTCCGATGTGCTATTCCCTTCAGGATTAATTTTGCCCAAGGGGGTAACTCGCGCAACTTCACCCGTAAAGGTTGGGGAAAAATTGCCGTCGATGGTAGCTTGATGAGATATCCAGAAGCTACATTGATTTTGCCTATTGATACTCGGCAATCAGGTAATATTAAGCTAGTCGTAGAAATAATTAACCTAGCAGAAAATCATAACTTACCAGTCAATTTACAGCTAATCATCAATAATCGTGTTATCACAGCATGGAATTTAAAAACTACAAACCAAATTACTGCGTATCAAGCAGAGATTCCTAGAGAAATCCTGCGTTCTCAAGCTCCATTATCTGTCAAATTGCAAGCAAGTACATCTCCAAAATCTGCTGAATCTTTCAAAGTTAAAGTTGTCAGTATGAAAATAGATATATAAAACTCATATTTGATTTCTGAAAATTACGTAGGGTGTGTTGTCGCGCAGCACAACTCACCAAATTCAGACGTAGGTTGGGTTAAGTCCAGCGCAACCCAACATGGATCTTAAAAATCCAGTATGGATATTGGTGTTGGGTTTCCCAAAGCCTCAACCCAACCTACTAATACTAGATATCCAGAGATATTTTTAAAAACTAATCAGCAACTTTGTTTAGTTTTTGCTTGAGCAACTAAAACAATTTTACCATTGGTATCGACAATCCATCTCTGTGCTTCAACAATCGTTGACGATTCTGGTATATTCACCACAGGAATAAACCTCAATTTATCGCCAATTAACGAATTATGGAGATTACCAAAATCACTATGACGATTAGATAAATTAATTCTCTGATTAATCAAACTTGCTCCCTCTAAAGTTTGAGGAATATTGTTAGTAGTTATGAACAAAGAACTAGGTCTTGGCTGATGATCTGGACTACAAATTTGGACTATGCTTGTGTCAACCTTGATGGGATTGACGGGTAAAAAGGCAAATTTCTGCTGAGAGGCGACATCTAGAGAACTAAGATTAACTACATCATTGGCAGGTAGAGGAACTACTGTCGAATTAGCGTCTATATCTATGGGATTAACACTAGGTAGTATATTGATTAATGGATTGCCTGGAGTGATAGCAATAATGTCATTGCTTAGTAGACGTTGTGCATTCAACTGAGTAATATCGGTAGTTCCTAAAAGCTGCTCAAGTTCTGCTCGACTACGAACAACAAAACCAAAAATTCTCTTGGTGTTAATGGTGACTTTACCACCCTGACCATTAAAAGCGTTAGCGCTGATATCGCTATTTTCGTCAGTAGATGAAACAATAAATGGACTGTTAATTTCTATATTGCCACCATTACCACCTAATAAAGCCGTACCTGCTGAAGTAGAAATTTGACTATTACGACGTAGTTGTAAGATTCTTTGGAGGTTCAGCGTGATATTACCACCATTAGCTGAGGTAGTTTGAGTGAGTAATTGACCTTGACTATCTAATTTGAGCGATCGCGCGGTAATATCTAGATTACCTATTTCTCCACGACCTTCACCAATCATCGACAAACGACTGGGAGTATTACGTCCTATACCGATAACTTCTACAGCATCAGTAGCGTTAACAATCAAATCTCCCCCAGAACCAATTCCAAATGCACCGACTCTTACCTCTCCACCATCCCAAATAGCCAACTGTCTAACATTTAATCTCAAGCTACCTACATTACCAGAACCATAATTATCGGTAGTAATTCTCGCTCCATCTTCTACTCGCAGCAGTCCTGTATTAATATTTAAATTGCCGACATTATTGGTAGCTCCTGGTTGGGCTGAGACAAAAATACCACTGCGAAAAATATCATTAGGCGCTGCTGTTGCTAACTGTGAAGCTCCACTTAACTGGACGCTATCTGAAGCATTGATACTTAAATCACCCCCACTACCCCCATACCTAGCAGCAATCGATATCTGTGCGCCTCCTTGAATAGACAACCGCCTAGTTTCCAGAGTCAAATTACCAGTACCACCAGCATCATCTATCGCATCCACAGCTACTTGAGCAAAAATTCCACTAGGAATATCACCATCCGGCGTTTCGCCTATCAAGTTGATAGTATCTGTTGCTCTCACAAATATATCCCCAGCTTTACCCGTACCAAATGTCGAAGCTTCTATCCCTGAACCACCTGTAAGCAAAAGTCTGCTAGTATTAACAGTCACGTTACCACCACGACCTGTAACGTTCACACAACGAGGGTTGAAAGCACAAACTTGCGAACCAATAAATGATGTTTCCCTCAGTTCCACAGAATTACCAGCCGTAATCAAAACGTTCCCAGCTGTCCCTTCTCCTTCCGCAGAACTGGCAATATTTGAACTACCACTTAATCTAATTGATTCACTGGCACTGAGGATTAAATTGTCACCAGCTTTTGAGCCAAAGTTCAGCGCAAACACCAATGAATCATCACTTACAGTAATATTTCTCCCTTGGATATGGATAGTACCACTACTATCGACAACAGGAAAATCACTAGTATCTACAATTGCACCGTTTGCAAGTTCAATATTGCCAAAATTCTCTACACCAGAATATCCAAAAGCATAACCTCTCTCAACAACACTCAGATTGACAAAACCACTCCCAGTCACACTCCCCAACTCAATTCTGCCTCCTGGTGCTGCCAAACTACTAGCTTGGAGAGACACATTACCACCAATTAAAGCTAAAGTTTGACCATTTTGAACTGTCAGCGCCAGAGGTAAAACATTAGCATTTGGTTGCGAAATATCACCAGAATTACTACCAAATTGCAACCCAACAGGTACACTGACTGTTAGTAATGGTGCATTATTATTGGCATTGGCTCTAAATTCTGTCCCATCAGCAAACCTCAGACTATTCGCTGTAGTAGCAACAAATGAACCAGCAATATTTAAACTAGCATTTGCACCAAAAATTATGCCTCTTGGGCTAATAAAAAACAAATTAGCTCTACTACCTGGCCTCACTGTGATTGTGCCATCAATATAAGCAGGTGAACTACCAGTAATTCTCGTAATAATATTTCTCACCGCTAAATCATGATTGAATAAAGCAGTATTACCTGTAGTATTAGTAGTCAAAACAGAAAAAGAAAATTCTTGGAAACTATGAAATAAATTTTCTCCCCTTTGAGTTCCTCCCTCAATTACCTGAATATTCCGCACAGGTCTAACAGTTGAGTTATTAGGTAGCGTATTATCAGGAATAATTTCTGCTTTGGTGGACGTGATGTTTAGTAGCCAAAATAAAAGAATACCAATCCCAGCTAAAAACGTAGGCTTGAGCATATTTATTGCACAATAAAAATAAGAGGAATGCAGATTTGCGACAATTAAAGAGGAAATTATATTGTTGTATTTGTTTTTAAAAAGTAGTTTTTATAGGCTTACAACATTAATAGCTGTTTTTTCTGGAAAAAATCAGCACTTATTTTAGTAATATTTGTATTTTTTTTAGTATGTATATTCAATAAGCCACTGCTGCACTATCTTGTATATTGCCAGGAATTTATTTTCTACAGCATTTACGTACCAGCATCATAGATACTTTCAAATACATTATGCCTGTTTGCTGTCTTTTTAAAGATGCCTGAGCGCCATCACCTACAATACAGGTATCTCCGATTTTCTGTTCTTTCCAGCGTGTTTTTATGCTAAAAAAAGTCATGTGATTAATTAAAATTATTACTCATCCTCAAACAAAGACTCCAAATCTCGATAACCACTCACCACGCGCAAAATTTCCACCCCATCATCAAGAACTTGATAAAGAATTACATATCCATCTAAGGGTAAACCACGCAATGAGGGTTTAATATGAGCATAACTACGTCCCATGCTAGGAAAATTTGCTAAATTTTGGCACTTTTTATTAAATTCTCTAAATAATTTTTCTCCTGCTTCCAGATTTCTTACAAGAAAGTAATCAGCAATTTCGTTTAAATCTCGACTTGCAGATGGTGCGATAATGTAATTACTCATTCCTGACTCTCACGCGCTTTTTGGAATCTGTCGAGTATTTGCATTACTACAGTCTCACCATCTAACCCTTCACCACGTTCGAGTTCTGCAATTGCAACATCAACTTTTTGCCGAGTTTCTTCTACCCATTCCTGATACTCCTTATCCTGTTTTTCTAGCAATTTTAATGCTTTACTAATCACTTCCTCAGCATTTGCATATCTACCTGTAGCAAGTTGTGCTTGGATAAATTGCTCA
Coding sequences within it:
- a CDS encoding type II toxin-antitoxin system RelE/ParE family toxin yields the protein MSNYIIAPSASRDLNEIADYFLVRNLEAGEKLFREFNKKCQNLANFPSMGRSYAHIKPSLRGLPLDGYVILYQVLDDGVEILRVVSGYRDLESLFEDE
- a CDS encoding type II toxin-antitoxin system ParD family antitoxin, with translation MNITLKPEIEQFIQAQLATGRYANAEEVISKALKLLEKQDKEYQEWVEETRQKVDVAIAELERGEGLDGETVVMQILDRFQKARESQE